A window of Zingiber officinale cultivar Zhangliang chromosome 5A, Zo_v1.1, whole genome shotgun sequence contains these coding sequences:
- the LOC121981253 gene encoding uncharacterized protein LOC121981253 isoform X1, translated as MYSRPVTNESADQDSESEEIDIRKIFKDIEDLGASNMPWKERKQLENRKVVHLAPHALSVAKPAMKNQKKRELKQQERDLILSRFTRNRSRTDSKDRMLKPEERIPDTENE; from the exons ATGTATAGTAGGCCAGTTACAAATGAATCTGCTGACCAGGACAGTGAGAGTGAAGAGATTGACATCAGGAAGATATTTAAAGACATTGAAGACTTGG GTGCATCCAATATGCCATGGAAGGAGCGGAAGCAACtggagaatagaaaagttgtccACTTAG CACCGCACGCGTTGAGTGTGGCAAAACCTGCTATGAAAAATCAGAAGAAAAGAGAGCTAAAGCAACAGgaacgg GACTTGATTCTCAGCCGGTTCACAAGGAATCGATCAAGGACGGACAGTAAAGATAGGATGCTGAAGCCGGAGGAGCGGATTCCGGATACTGAAAACGAGTGA
- the LOC121981253 gene encoding uncharacterized protein LOC121981253 isoform X2 → MYSRPVTNESADQDSESEEIDIRKIFKDIEDLGASNMPWKERKQLENRKVVHLAPHALSVAKPAMKNQKKRELKQQERPVHKESIKDGQ, encoded by the exons ATGTATAGTAGGCCAGTTACAAATGAATCTGCTGACCAGGACAGTGAGAGTGAAGAGATTGACATCAGGAAGATATTTAAAGACATTGAAGACTTGG GTGCATCCAATATGCCATGGAAGGAGCGGAAGCAACtggagaatagaaaagttgtccACTTAG CACCGCACGCGTTGAGTGTGGCAAAACCTGCTATGAAAAATCAGAAGAAAAGAGAGCTAAAGCAACAGgaacgg CCGGTTCACAAGGAATCGATCAAGGACGGACAGTAA